The Denticeps clupeoides unplaced genomic scaffold, fDenClu1.1, whole genome shotgun sequence genome contains a region encoding:
- the LOC114781712 gene encoding inositol hexakisphosphate and diphosphoinositol-pentakisphosphate kinase 1-like isoform X5 → MSEADSPGESQRGAPRFFVGGEDDESEGPELVCSMRTDMEDMELYEDDEDADTPPERQIVVGICCMMKKSKSKPMTQILERLCRFEYITVVIFPEDAILNEPVDKWPLCDCLISFHSKGFPLDKAVSYARLRNPLLINDLDTQYHIQDRREVYRILQEEGIDLPRYAILNRDPDKPHECNLVEGEDHVEVNGEAFPKPFVEKPVCAEDHNVYIYFPTSAGGGSQRLFRKIGSRSSVYSPESSVRKTGSYIYEEFMPTDGTDVKVYTVGPDYAHAEARKSPALDGKVERDSEGKEIRYPVMLTAMEKLVARKVCLAFKQTVCGFDLLRANGHSYVCDVNGFSFVKNSMKYYDDCAKILGNIVMRELAPQFQIPWSIPTEAEDIPIVPTTSGTMMELRCVIAVIRHGDRTPKQKMKMEVHNPMFFELFEKYGGYKSGKLKLKKPKQLQEVLDITRQLLADLGQHTGCEIEEKKSKLEQLKTVLEMYGHFSGINRKVQLTYLPHGQPKTSSEEEDARKEGPSLLLVLKWGGELTPAGRVQAEELGRAFRCMYPGGQGDYAGFPGCGLLRLHSTYRHDLKIYASDEGRVQMTAAAFAKGLLALEGELTPILVQMVKSANMNGLLDNNIDSLSGCQQRVKGRLHEILQRDQEFAEDDYDRLAPTGSISLLNSMKLLGNPVSTCDKVYSLIQSLTSQIRKRLEDPKSADLQLYHSETLELMLQRWTKLERDFRMKSGRYDISKVPDIYDCVKYDLQHNSSLGLDHTLELFTLSRALADIVIPQEYGINKVEKLSIAYAYCLPLIKKIQLDLQRTHEDEAVNKLHPLYSRGVLSPGRHVRTRLYFTSESHVHSLLSIFRYGGLLDEEKDQQWRRAMDYLCAVTELNYMTQIVIMLYEDNNKDPASEERFHVELHFSPGVKVSEEESAPLGFGFRPASSENEQKQTDPGSLENLSQDEPDRALPLSEPISMQRRSPLIRNRKTGSMEVLSETSTSKVGSYRLFSSCSRQSPEMKQSGLGSQCAGLFSTTVLGGSSSAPNLQDYARTHRKKLSYGSLSYKDGFEGCSMVPSIYPLETLHNSLSLKQVDEFLTAVCETAGDSHTRSSRALSAMFDGQNQPCMDSYIPQRMLSSSVSLRHRSDRPPWYSSGPSSTVSSAGPSSPTTADTSPRFSFSEKNPLTPQSSEEAHPASLPAGHAVGGHQTSAGCSSPLAEVQSPASAHEEQLHTLECEGGQRGSGEGR, encoded by the exons ATGTCAGAGGCCGACAGCCCGGGCGAGAGCCAGCGCGGCGCTCCCAGATTCTTCGTGGGCGGCGAGGACGATGAGAGCGAGGGACCGGAGCTCGTCTGCAGCATGAGGACGGACATGGAGGACATGGAGCTGTACGAGGACGACGAGGACGCCGACACG cccCCGGAGCGGCAGATCGTGGTGGGGATCTGTTGCATGATGAAGAAGTCCAAGTCCAAACCCATGACGCAGATCCTGGAGAGGCTGTGCCGCTTCGAGTACATCACGGTGGTGATCTTCCCCGAGGACGCGATCCTGAACGAGCCCGTGGACAAGTGGCCCCTCTGTGACTGCCTCATCTCCTTCCACTCCAAAG GCTTCCCGCTGGACAAGGCCGTGAGCTACGCCAGACTCCGAAACCCGCTGCTGATTAACGACCTGGACACGCAGTACCACATACAGGACAG GAGAGAGGTGTATCGCATCCTCCAGGAAGAAGGCATCGACCTGCCACGCTACGCCATACTGAACCGCGACCCCGACAAGCCGCACG AGTGCAACCTGGTGGAGGGCGAGGACCACGTGGAGGTGAACGGCGAGGCGTTCCCCAAGCCGTTCGTGGAGAAGCCGGTGTGCGCCGAGGACCACAACGTCTACATCTACTTCCCCACGTCGGCGGGCGGAGGCAGCCAGAGGCTCTTCAGGAAG ATCGGCAGCAGGAGCAGCGTTTACTCCCCGGAGAGCAGCGTGAGGAAGACCGGCTCCTACATCTACGAGGAGTTCATGCCCACCGATGGCACCGACGTGAAG GTCTACACGGTGGGTCCAGACTACGCCCACGCAGAGGCGCGCAAGTCCCCAGCGCTGGACGGTAAGGTGGAGAGGGACAGCGAGGGGAAGGAGATTCGATACCCAGTCATGTTGACTGCCATGGAGAAGCTGGTGGCGCGGAAAGTCTGCTTGGCATTCAAG CAAACCGTGTGTGGCTTTGACCTTCTTCGGGCAAACGGCCACTCTTACGTTTGTGACGTCAACGGCTTCAGCTTTGTGAAGAACTCCATGAAGTACTACGATGACTGTGCCAAGATCCTGGG GAACATCGTGATGAGGGAGCTGGCGCCGCAGTTCCAGATCCCCTGGTCCATCCCCACCGAGGCGGAGGACATCCCCATAGTGCCCACGACCTCTGGCACCAT GATGGAGCTCCGCTGTGTCATCGCTGTAATTCGCCACGGCGACCGGACCCCCAAACAGAAGATGAAGATGGAGGTGCACAATCCAAT GTTCTTCGAGCTCTTCGAGAAGTACGGGGGCTACAAATCTGGGAAGCTGAAACTGAAGAAGCCCAAGCAGCTTCAG GAAGTGCTGGACATCACCCGACAGCTGCTGGCCGATCTGGGACAGCACACCGGCTGCGAGATCGAGGAGAAGAAGTCCAagctggagcagctgaagaCGGTCTTGGAGAT gTATGGGCATTTCTCTGGCATTAACAGGAAAGTGCAGCTGACCTACCTGCCCCACGGTCAGCCCAAAACCTCCAGCGAAGAGGAGG ACGCGCGCAAGGAGGGCCCGTCGCTCCTGCTGGTGCTGAAGTGGGGCGGCGAGCTGACGCCGGCCGGCCGGGTGCAGGCGGAGGAGCTGGGCCGGGCGTTCCGCTGCATGTACCCGGGCGGGCAGG GCGACTACGCCGGCTTCCCGGGGTGCGGCCTTCTCCGCCTGCACAGCACCTACCGCCACGACCTGAAGATCTACGCGTCTGACGAGGGCCGGGTACAGATGACCGCTGCAGCCTTTGCCAAG GGTCTCCTGGCTCTGGAGGGTGAGCTGACGCCCATCCTGGTGCAGATGGTGAAGAGCGCCAACATGAACGGCCTGCTGGACAACAACATCGACTCGCTGAGCGGCTGTCAGCAGCGGGTCAAAGGTCGCCTGCACGAGATCCTGCAGCGGGACCAGGAGTTCGCCGAGGACGACTACGACCGG ttggcTCCGACTGGCAGCATTTCCCTCCTGAACTCTATGAAGCTGTTGGGGAACCCTGTGTCTACATGTGATAAGGTCTACAGCCTCATCCAGAGCCTCACGTCACAGATCCGCAAGAGGCTGGAGGACCCCAAATCTGCAG ACCTCCAGCTGTACCACAGCGAGACGCTGGAGCTGATGCTGCAGCGCTGGACCAAGCTGGAGCGCGACTTCCGCATGAAGAGCGGCCGCTACGACATCAGCAAGGTCCCCGACATCTACGACTGCGTCAAGTACGACCTGCAGCACAACAGCTCGCTGGGGCTGGACCACACGCTGGAGCTGTTCACGCTGTCCCGGGCGCTGGCCGACATCGTCATCCCGCAG GAGTACGGCATCAACAAGGTGGAGAAGCTGAGCATCGCCTACGCCTACTGCCTCCCCCTGATCAAGAAGATCCAGCTGGACTTGCAGAGGACGCACGAGGACGAGGCCGTCAATAAACTCCACCCGCT GTATTCTCGAGGCGTGCTGTCTCCCGGGCGCCACGTTCGCACCCGCCTGTACTTCACCAGCGAGAGTCACGTCCACTCCCTGCTCAGCATCTTCCGCTACGGCGGCCTGCTCGAC GAGGAGAAGGACCAGCAGTGGAGGCGGGCGATGGATTACCTGTGCGCCGTCACCGAGCTGAACTACATGACGCAGATCGTCATCATGCTGTACGAGGACAACAACAAG GACCCGGCGTCTGAGGAGCGTTTCCACGTGGAGCTGCACTTCAGCCCGGGAGTGAAGGtgagcgaggaggagagcgcGCCGCTGGGCTTCGGCTTCAGACCCGCCTCCAGCGAG AATGAACAGAAACAGACCGATCCTGGCAGCCTGGAGAACCTGTCTCAGGACGAGCCTGACCGCGCCCTTCCCCTCTCCGAGCCAATCAGCATGCAGAGACGATCCCCGCTCATCCGCAACAGGAAGACTGGCTCGATGGAG GTGCTGTCAGAGACGTCCACTTCTAAAGTAGGCAGCTACCGTCTCTTCTCGTCCTGCTCTCGCCAGAGTCCGGAGATGAAGCAGAGTGGCCTGG GCTCTCAGTGTGCGGGTCTCTTCAGCACCACCGTGCTGGGGGGCTCGTCTAGCGCCCCCAACCTGCAGGACTACGCCCGCACACACCGCAAAAAATTATCCTACGGCAGCTTGTCCTATAAAGACG ggTTTGAAGGCTGCTCCATGGTGCCCTCTATCTACCCCCTGGAGACGCTGCACAACTCGCTCTCTCTGAAGCAGGTGGACGAGTTTCTCACTGCTGTGTGTGAGACTGCAGGAGACTCACACACACGAAGTTCCAGAG CTCTGTCGGCCATGTTTGATGGACAGAACCAGCCGTGTATGGACTCTTACATCCCCCAGCGCATGCTGTCCTCCTCGGTGTCCTTACGCCACCGTTCCGACAGGCCTCCCTGGT atAGCAGCGGGCCGTCCAGCACGGTCTCGAGCGCAGGCCCCTCCTCCCCCACCACGGCCGACACCTCCCCCCGTTTCAGCTTCAGCGAGAAGAACCCCCTCACTCCACAGAGCAGCGAGGAAGCCCATCCCGCCAGCCTACCCGCCGGGCACGCCGTGGGTGGACACCAGACCTCGGCAGGCTGCTCCAGTCCACTCGCAGAAGTCCAGAGCCCGGCGTCAGCTCACGAGGAGCAGCTCCACACCCTGGAATGTGAGGGGGGCCAGAGAGGATCCGGAGAAGGGCGGTGA
- the LOC114781712 gene encoding inositol hexakisphosphate and diphosphoinositol-pentakisphosphate kinase 1-like isoform X6, translating to MLTAMEKLVARKVCLAFKQTVCGFDLLRANGHSYVCDVNGFSFVKNSMKYYDDCAKILGNIVMRELAPQFQIPWSIPTEAEDIPIVPTTSGTMMELRCVIAVIRHGDRTPKQKMKMEVHNPMFFELFEKYGGYKSGKLKLKKPKQLQEVLDITRQLLADLGQHTGCEIEEKKSKLEQLKTVLEMYGHFSGINRKVQLTYLPHGQPKTSSEEEDARKEGPSLLLVLKWGGELTPAGRVQAEELGRAFRCMYPGGQGDYAGFPGCGLLRLHSTYRHDLKIYASDEGRVQMTAAAFAKGLLALEGELTPILVQMVKSANMNGLLDNNIDSLSGCQQRVKGRLHEILQRDQEFAEDDYDRLAPTGSISLLNSMKLLGNPVSTCDKVYSLIQSLTSQIRKRLEDPKSADLQLYHSETLELMLQRWTKLERDFRMKSGRYDISKVPDIYDCVKYDLQHNSSLGLDHTLELFTLSRALADIVIPQEYGINKVEKLSIAYAYCLPLIKKIQLDLQRTHEDEAVNKLHPLYSRGVLSPGRHVRTRLYFTSESHVHSLLSIFRYGGLLDEEKDQQWRRAMDYLCAVTELNYMTQIVIMLYEDNNKDPASEERFHVELHFSPGVKVSEEESAPLGFGFRPASSENEQKQTDPGSLENLSQDEPDRALPLSEPISMQRRSPLIRNRKTGSMEVLSETSTSKVGSYRLFSSCSRQSPEMKQSGLGSQCAGLFSTTVLGGSSSAPNLQDYARTHRKKLSYGSLSYKDELLCAPAVKRFSVSFAKHPTNEPLEEDQVAKLLRRFSTEPPMVWPFCLDAGLAHHLHQCSYHLRLFRNWLISGQHPVEFFYGFEGCSMVPSIYPLETLHNSLSLKQVDEFLTAVCETAGDSHTRSSRALSAMFDGQNQPCMDSYIPQRMLSSSVSLRHRSDRPPWYSSGPSSTVSSAGPSSPTTADTSPRFSFSEKNPLTPQSSEEAHPASLPAGHAVGGHQTSAGCSSPLAEVQSPASAHEEQLHTLECEGGQRGSGEGR from the exons ATGTTGACTGCCATGGAGAAGCTGGTGGCGCGGAAAGTCTGCTTGGCATTCAAG CAAACCGTGTGTGGCTTTGACCTTCTTCGGGCAAACGGCCACTCTTACGTTTGTGACGTCAACGGCTTCAGCTTTGTGAAGAACTCCATGAAGTACTACGATGACTGTGCCAAGATCCTGGG GAACATCGTGATGAGGGAGCTGGCGCCGCAGTTCCAGATCCCCTGGTCCATCCCCACCGAGGCGGAGGACATCCCCATAGTGCCCACGACCTCTGGCACCAT GATGGAGCTCCGCTGTGTCATCGCTGTAATTCGCCACGGCGACCGGACCCCCAAACAGAAGATGAAGATGGAGGTGCACAATCCAAT GTTCTTCGAGCTCTTCGAGAAGTACGGGGGCTACAAATCTGGGAAGCTGAAACTGAAGAAGCCCAAGCAGCTTCAG GAAGTGCTGGACATCACCCGACAGCTGCTGGCCGATCTGGGACAGCACACCGGCTGCGAGATCGAGGAGAAGAAGTCCAagctggagcagctgaagaCGGTCTTGGAGAT gTATGGGCATTTCTCTGGCATTAACAGGAAAGTGCAGCTGACCTACCTGCCCCACGGTCAGCCCAAAACCTCCAGCGAAGAGGAGG ACGCGCGCAAGGAGGGCCCGTCGCTCCTGCTGGTGCTGAAGTGGGGCGGCGAGCTGACGCCGGCCGGCCGGGTGCAGGCGGAGGAGCTGGGCCGGGCGTTCCGCTGCATGTACCCGGGCGGGCAGG GCGACTACGCCGGCTTCCCGGGGTGCGGCCTTCTCCGCCTGCACAGCACCTACCGCCACGACCTGAAGATCTACGCGTCTGACGAGGGCCGGGTACAGATGACCGCTGCAGCCTTTGCCAAG GGTCTCCTGGCTCTGGAGGGTGAGCTGACGCCCATCCTGGTGCAGATGGTGAAGAGCGCCAACATGAACGGCCTGCTGGACAACAACATCGACTCGCTGAGCGGCTGTCAGCAGCGGGTCAAAGGTCGCCTGCACGAGATCCTGCAGCGGGACCAGGAGTTCGCCGAGGACGACTACGACCGG ttggcTCCGACTGGCAGCATTTCCCTCCTGAACTCTATGAAGCTGTTGGGGAACCCTGTGTCTACATGTGATAAGGTCTACAGCCTCATCCAGAGCCTCACGTCACAGATCCGCAAGAGGCTGGAGGACCCCAAATCTGCAG ACCTCCAGCTGTACCACAGCGAGACGCTGGAGCTGATGCTGCAGCGCTGGACCAAGCTGGAGCGCGACTTCCGCATGAAGAGCGGCCGCTACGACATCAGCAAGGTCCCCGACATCTACGACTGCGTCAAGTACGACCTGCAGCACAACAGCTCGCTGGGGCTGGACCACACGCTGGAGCTGTTCACGCTGTCCCGGGCGCTGGCCGACATCGTCATCCCGCAG GAGTACGGCATCAACAAGGTGGAGAAGCTGAGCATCGCCTACGCCTACTGCCTCCCCCTGATCAAGAAGATCCAGCTGGACTTGCAGAGGACGCACGAGGACGAGGCCGTCAATAAACTCCACCCGCT GTATTCTCGAGGCGTGCTGTCTCCCGGGCGCCACGTTCGCACCCGCCTGTACTTCACCAGCGAGAGTCACGTCCACTCCCTGCTCAGCATCTTCCGCTACGGCGGCCTGCTCGAC GAGGAGAAGGACCAGCAGTGGAGGCGGGCGATGGATTACCTGTGCGCCGTCACCGAGCTGAACTACATGACGCAGATCGTCATCATGCTGTACGAGGACAACAACAAG GACCCGGCGTCTGAGGAGCGTTTCCACGTGGAGCTGCACTTCAGCCCGGGAGTGAAGGtgagcgaggaggagagcgcGCCGCTGGGCTTCGGCTTCAGACCCGCCTCCAGCGAG AATGAACAGAAACAGACCGATCCTGGCAGCCTGGAGAACCTGTCTCAGGACGAGCCTGACCGCGCCCTTCCCCTCTCCGAGCCAATCAGCATGCAGAGACGATCCCCGCTCATCCGCAACAGGAAGACTGGCTCGATGGAG GTGCTGTCAGAGACGTCCACTTCTAAAGTAGGCAGCTACCGTCTCTTCTCGTCCTGCTCTCGCCAGAGTCCGGAGATGAAGCAGAGTGGCCTGG GCTCTCAGTGTGCGGGTCTCTTCAGCACCACCGTGCTGGGGGGCTCGTCTAGCGCCCCCAACCTGCAGGACTACGCCCGCACACACCGCAAAAAATTATCCTACGGCAGCTTGTCCTATAAAGACG AGTTGTTGTGTGCGCCGGCGGTAAAGCGATTTTCTGTGTCGTTTGCAAAGCATCCGACTAATG AACCTCTGGAGGAAGACCAGGTGGCCAAGTTGTTGCGGCGGTTCTCCACTGAGCCCCCCATGGTCTGGCCCTTCTGCTTGGACGCTGGTCTGGCCCACCACCTGCACCAGTGCTCCTACCACCTCCGCCTGTTCCGCAACTGGCTGATCTCTGGCCAGCACCCTGTAGAGTTCTTCTACG ggTTTGAAGGCTGCTCCATGGTGCCCTCTATCTACCCCCTGGAGACGCTGCACAACTCGCTCTCTCTGAAGCAGGTGGACGAGTTTCTCACTGCTGTGTGTGAGACTGCAGGAGACTCACACACACGAAGTTCCAGAG CTCTGTCGGCCATGTTTGATGGACAGAACCAGCCGTGTATGGACTCTTACATCCCCCAGCGCATGCTGTCCTCCTCGGTGTCCTTACGCCACCGTTCCGACAGGCCTCCCTGGT atAGCAGCGGGCCGTCCAGCACGGTCTCGAGCGCAGGCCCCTCCTCCCCCACCACGGCCGACACCTCCCCCCGTTTCAGCTTCAGCGAGAAGAACCCCCTCACTCCACAGAGCAGCGAGGAAGCCCATCCCGCCAGCCTACCCGCCGGGCACGCCGTGGGTGGACACCAGACCTCGGCAGGCTGCTCCAGTCCACTCGCAGAAGTCCAGAGCCCGGCGTCAGCTCACGAGGAGCAGCTCCACACCCTGGAATGTGAGGGGGGCCAGAGAGGATCCGGAGAAGGGCGGTGA
- the LOC114781712 gene encoding inositol hexakisphosphate and diphosphoinositol-pentakisphosphate kinase 1-like isoform X4 — MSEADSPGESQRGAPRFFVGGEDDESEGPELVCSMRTDMEDMELYEDDEDADTPPERQIVVGICCMMKKSKSKPMTQILERLCRFEYITVVIFPEDAILNEPVDKWPLCDCLISFHSKGFPLDKAVSYARLRNPLLINDLDTQYHIQDRREVYRILQEEGIDLPRYAILNRDPDKPHECNLVEGEDHVEVNGEAFPKPFVEKPVCAEDHNVYIYFPTSAGGGSQRLFRKIGSRSSVYSPESSVRKTGSYIYEEFMPTDGTDVKVYTVGPDYAHAEARKSPALDGKVERDSEGKEIRYPVMLTAMEKLVARKVCLAFKQTVCGFDLLRANGHSYVCDVNGFSFVKNSMKYYDDCAKILGNIVMRELAPQFQIPWSIPTEAEDIPIVPTTSGTMMELRCVIAVIRHGDRTPKQKMKMEVHNPMFFELFEKYGGYKSGKLKLKKPKQLQEVLDITRQLLADLGQHTGCEIEEKKSKLEQLKTVLEMYGHFSGINRKVQLTYLPHGQPKTSSEEEDARKEGPSLLLVLKWGGELTPAGRVQAEELGRAFRCMYPGGQGDYAGFPGCGLLRLHSTYRHDLKIYASDEGRVQMTAAAFAKGLLALEGELTPILVQMVKSANMNGLLDNNIDSLSGCQQRVKGRLHEILQRDQEFAEDDYDRLAPTGSISLLNSMKLLGNPVSTCDKVYSLIQSLTSQIRKRLEDPKSADLQLYHSETLELMLQRWTKLERDFRMKSGRYDISKVPDIYDCVKYDLQHNSSLGLDHTLELFTLSRALADIVIPQEYGINKVEKLSIAYAYCLPLIKKIQLDLQRTHEDEAVNKLHPLYSRGVLSPGRHVRTRLYFTSESHVHSLLSIFRYGGLLDEEKDQQWRRAMDYLCAVTELNYMTQIVIMLYEDNNKDPASEERFHVELHFSPGVKVSEEESAPLGFGFRPASSENEQKQTDPGSLENLSQDEPDRALPLSEPISMQRRSPLIRNRKTGSMEVLSETSTSKVGSYRLFSSCSRQSPEMKQSGLEPLEEDQVAKLLRRFSTEPPMVWPFCLDAGLAHHLHQCSYHLRLFRNWLISGQHPVEFFYGFEGCSMVPSIYPLETLHNSLSLKQVDEFLTAVCETAGDSHTRSSRALSAMFDGQNQPCMDSYIPQRMLSSSVSLRHRSDRPPWYSSGPSSTVSSAGPSSPTTADTSPRFSFSEKNPLTPQSSEEAHPASLPAGHAVGGHQTSAGCSSPLAEVQSPASAHEEQLHTLECEGGQRGSGEGR, encoded by the exons ATGTCAGAGGCCGACAGCCCGGGCGAGAGCCAGCGCGGCGCTCCCAGATTCTTCGTGGGCGGCGAGGACGATGAGAGCGAGGGACCGGAGCTCGTCTGCAGCATGAGGACGGACATGGAGGACATGGAGCTGTACGAGGACGACGAGGACGCCGACACG cccCCGGAGCGGCAGATCGTGGTGGGGATCTGTTGCATGATGAAGAAGTCCAAGTCCAAACCCATGACGCAGATCCTGGAGAGGCTGTGCCGCTTCGAGTACATCACGGTGGTGATCTTCCCCGAGGACGCGATCCTGAACGAGCCCGTGGACAAGTGGCCCCTCTGTGACTGCCTCATCTCCTTCCACTCCAAAG GCTTCCCGCTGGACAAGGCCGTGAGCTACGCCAGACTCCGAAACCCGCTGCTGATTAACGACCTGGACACGCAGTACCACATACAGGACAG GAGAGAGGTGTATCGCATCCTCCAGGAAGAAGGCATCGACCTGCCACGCTACGCCATACTGAACCGCGACCCCGACAAGCCGCACG AGTGCAACCTGGTGGAGGGCGAGGACCACGTGGAGGTGAACGGCGAGGCGTTCCCCAAGCCGTTCGTGGAGAAGCCGGTGTGCGCCGAGGACCACAACGTCTACATCTACTTCCCCACGTCGGCGGGCGGAGGCAGCCAGAGGCTCTTCAGGAAG ATCGGCAGCAGGAGCAGCGTTTACTCCCCGGAGAGCAGCGTGAGGAAGACCGGCTCCTACATCTACGAGGAGTTCATGCCCACCGATGGCACCGACGTGAAG GTCTACACGGTGGGTCCAGACTACGCCCACGCAGAGGCGCGCAAGTCCCCAGCGCTGGACGGTAAGGTGGAGAGGGACAGCGAGGGGAAGGAGATTCGATACCCAGTCATGTTGACTGCCATGGAGAAGCTGGTGGCGCGGAAAGTCTGCTTGGCATTCAAG CAAACCGTGTGTGGCTTTGACCTTCTTCGGGCAAACGGCCACTCTTACGTTTGTGACGTCAACGGCTTCAGCTTTGTGAAGAACTCCATGAAGTACTACGATGACTGTGCCAAGATCCTGGG GAACATCGTGATGAGGGAGCTGGCGCCGCAGTTCCAGATCCCCTGGTCCATCCCCACCGAGGCGGAGGACATCCCCATAGTGCCCACGACCTCTGGCACCAT GATGGAGCTCCGCTGTGTCATCGCTGTAATTCGCCACGGCGACCGGACCCCCAAACAGAAGATGAAGATGGAGGTGCACAATCCAAT GTTCTTCGAGCTCTTCGAGAAGTACGGGGGCTACAAATCTGGGAAGCTGAAACTGAAGAAGCCCAAGCAGCTTCAG GAAGTGCTGGACATCACCCGACAGCTGCTGGCCGATCTGGGACAGCACACCGGCTGCGAGATCGAGGAGAAGAAGTCCAagctggagcagctgaagaCGGTCTTGGAGAT gTATGGGCATTTCTCTGGCATTAACAGGAAAGTGCAGCTGACCTACCTGCCCCACGGTCAGCCCAAAACCTCCAGCGAAGAGGAGG ACGCGCGCAAGGAGGGCCCGTCGCTCCTGCTGGTGCTGAAGTGGGGCGGCGAGCTGACGCCGGCCGGCCGGGTGCAGGCGGAGGAGCTGGGCCGGGCGTTCCGCTGCATGTACCCGGGCGGGCAGG GCGACTACGCCGGCTTCCCGGGGTGCGGCCTTCTCCGCCTGCACAGCACCTACCGCCACGACCTGAAGATCTACGCGTCTGACGAGGGCCGGGTACAGATGACCGCTGCAGCCTTTGCCAAG GGTCTCCTGGCTCTGGAGGGTGAGCTGACGCCCATCCTGGTGCAGATGGTGAAGAGCGCCAACATGAACGGCCTGCTGGACAACAACATCGACTCGCTGAGCGGCTGTCAGCAGCGGGTCAAAGGTCGCCTGCACGAGATCCTGCAGCGGGACCAGGAGTTCGCCGAGGACGACTACGACCGG ttggcTCCGACTGGCAGCATTTCCCTCCTGAACTCTATGAAGCTGTTGGGGAACCCTGTGTCTACATGTGATAAGGTCTACAGCCTCATCCAGAGCCTCACGTCACAGATCCGCAAGAGGCTGGAGGACCCCAAATCTGCAG ACCTCCAGCTGTACCACAGCGAGACGCTGGAGCTGATGCTGCAGCGCTGGACCAAGCTGGAGCGCGACTTCCGCATGAAGAGCGGCCGCTACGACATCAGCAAGGTCCCCGACATCTACGACTGCGTCAAGTACGACCTGCAGCACAACAGCTCGCTGGGGCTGGACCACACGCTGGAGCTGTTCACGCTGTCCCGGGCGCTGGCCGACATCGTCATCCCGCAG GAGTACGGCATCAACAAGGTGGAGAAGCTGAGCATCGCCTACGCCTACTGCCTCCCCCTGATCAAGAAGATCCAGCTGGACTTGCAGAGGACGCACGAGGACGAGGCCGTCAATAAACTCCACCCGCT GTATTCTCGAGGCGTGCTGTCTCCCGGGCGCCACGTTCGCACCCGCCTGTACTTCACCAGCGAGAGTCACGTCCACTCCCTGCTCAGCATCTTCCGCTACGGCGGCCTGCTCGAC GAGGAGAAGGACCAGCAGTGGAGGCGGGCGATGGATTACCTGTGCGCCGTCACCGAGCTGAACTACATGACGCAGATCGTCATCATGCTGTACGAGGACAACAACAAG GACCCGGCGTCTGAGGAGCGTTTCCACGTGGAGCTGCACTTCAGCCCGGGAGTGAAGGtgagcgaggaggagagcgcGCCGCTGGGCTTCGGCTTCAGACCCGCCTCCAGCGAG AATGAACAGAAACAGACCGATCCTGGCAGCCTGGAGAACCTGTCTCAGGACGAGCCTGACCGCGCCCTTCCCCTCTCCGAGCCAATCAGCATGCAGAGACGATCCCCGCTCATCCGCAACAGGAAGACTGGCTCGATGGAG GTGCTGTCAGAGACGTCCACTTCTAAAGTAGGCAGCTACCGTCTCTTCTCGTCCTGCTCTCGCCAGAGTCCGGAGATGAAGCAGAGTGGCCTGG AACCTCTGGAGGAAGACCAGGTGGCCAAGTTGTTGCGGCGGTTCTCCACTGAGCCCCCCATGGTCTGGCCCTTCTGCTTGGACGCTGGTCTGGCCCACCACCTGCACCAGTGCTCCTACCACCTCCGCCTGTTCCGCAACTGGCTGATCTCTGGCCAGCACCCTGTAGAGTTCTTCTACG ggTTTGAAGGCTGCTCCATGGTGCCCTCTATCTACCCCCTGGAGACGCTGCACAACTCGCTCTCTCTGAAGCAGGTGGACGAGTTTCTCACTGCTGTGTGTGAGACTGCAGGAGACTCACACACACGAAGTTCCAGAG CTCTGTCGGCCATGTTTGATGGACAGAACCAGCCGTGTATGGACTCTTACATCCCCCAGCGCATGCTGTCCTCCTCGGTGTCCTTACGCCACCGTTCCGACAGGCCTCCCTGGT atAGCAGCGGGCCGTCCAGCACGGTCTCGAGCGCAGGCCCCTCCTCCCCCACCACGGCCGACACCTCCCCCCGTTTCAGCTTCAGCGAGAAGAACCCCCTCACTCCACAGAGCAGCGAGGAAGCCCATCCCGCCAGCCTACCCGCCGGGCACGCCGTGGGTGGACACCAGACCTCGGCAGGCTGCTCCAGTCCACTCGCAGAAGTCCAGAGCCCGGCGTCAGCTCACGAGGAGCAGCTCCACACCCTGGAATGTGAGGGGGGCCAGAGAGGATCCGGAGAAGGGCGGTGA